ATAAGTTTGAAATGAATGATTGGCCAAGAAATAAAagtttcatgggggggggcaccctccTGCTTCTAATTCAATTGTTCATATAATTTGAAAACTCAGGTGCTATAAGAATCTATAAATTGCTTATCTACAAATTCCTGAGTGAAGAGCAAATTGGGAAGAATCTTCTCATATTAGAGTAGGTAGCATGTAGGCATATGCTTTTTGTAGGTTGTGATGATAGCCAAGTTCTTAACATGTGTGTCCTTAACTTGAAAGGAAGTCAATCCAGTTATGGTGGTCCAGCTAACCAGCAGTTGAGTGGGGGCTATGGAGGAGGCTATGGTGGTCAAAGCAGCATGAGTGGATATGGTAAGGTGTTTTTATTTGTCTTGGATCTGTTATGTAATTAGCTATCCACCTAATGCAAGGATCAACTTgtcttgaaaataaaataaaataaaatattatattgtCCAAATTCTTGGTTTCAGCTAGAAAATCAGTCTAGATGAGCGAGCAGGAAAAGCTTTCAGTGactagattttaaaaaacacacgtAAAAGATGTTGGGTGATGCAGAGCTGGATCCAGTCTATATGAAGCTAGCCTGCCACTTCCATTGTGTGATAGTACAGAATATAAAGCAATGTTATAAAGGTTAACTTTGGGTAAGGGAAATGTGGTGCCATGTGTGTGACTGCACTTCTTCACTGAATTGTCTTATTTGTTATCTGTCTTAGGCAACCAGAGTGCAATGAACAGCAGCTACTACAGCAGCGGGAATCGTGCATCCATGGGAGTCAATGGCATGGCTGGAATGTCTAACATGTCCAACATGAGTGGGGGCTGGGGAATGTAACTGGTCTAATTTTTGGTcaactttttttaagaaaacaaactaAGTTTAACAGTTTTGCAATACAAGCTTGTGATTTATGCTTTACTTGTAAGTGAAATCAGGATCATTTTAAAACATTCAGGTTCAGTATTTTTGAATATGCTGAAACATTCATTAGGATATAAGTCAAGTAAAGAAGTTCCTGTTAAACAATTTTCAGCTTTTTTCCAGTTTTTGTTGTAGGAGTGTATTTGAGCAGTAAGCGTATTTAGGTTAAAGCTGTTTCAATTATGTTAAATGTTGCTCTTATACCATATAACACCAGATGCTGTTTTCAGAGCATGTCCAAGAACATGCTTTTTTTGTACAAACAAGATATAGGAGCTATGTTGGAATCTCAAAAGTGAACATTTGGCATGTTAGTTctagttttttctttttaatatcttGTAAGGCACATTTAAGCTTTTTAAGTTAATGGGGAAATGTGAGACGCAATACGGCTACCTTTAGGATTTTGGTCTTGGTGTTCGTATGAAATCTGAGGCCTTGACTTAATCTTTCATTGTATTGTGATTTACTTTTAGGTGTTTGCGCTTAAGTGAAAATTGTTAAAATaaaacttccttttaaaaactggaaCCCCTCTTGATTTGAAATGAGCACTGTATTGCCAGCAGAAATTGGTGCACTAATTGCTGCCACCAGTTTAGTAGTTTCATCCAGCAGCAGAAATACTCAGACTTTTCAATAACCACTGAAACGGAGTTGACTAAGAATGTAAACTCATGCTGAAGAGCAGTCATTACCCACCACTATTCACTATTTACTTATTATTTAAAATAGCTGGATGTTCTGGTTAGCTTGTGTAGATTTAGGGAACAGGGAACTACTTGGGGTGCCTCTCCATTCCCACATGTGCCTGTGTCACATGACTGCTGTTACCTATAAACTGGTGTAGACCAACTTAAGCCTCCTGGTTTCCATTCAGGTTTAAGGGCTACACAGGGTTGTCTCCAATGAAGTCATCCTGTTACAAGAGGAGCTTGTGCTAACGGGAGGGTCCCATCTCCCCATAACAGTCACAACCAGTTTGCTCTGGAGGTTGGGAAAATCCCCAGAAGAGATGTTTACAGGTGGAAGTCCTGCTAATGGAGATCATCACTGCATACACCACtgtttcacatttctttgaaCTTTCACCACCTTGTAAGCAAGTTTTGCCATATGAATTTTTGCACATGGTTGAAGTCACTGTTAAATCTGAATTGCAAGAAACTTTCAAATATTGATGAACTTGTTTAATTGCATTTAAGTCTTTATTGCGTAATCACTACTTTGTAGGTGCTTTAGAAACACTATATACTCTTATTTACTTCTGAAGTAAAGGCACATTCTTTATACATTACTTAAAAAATTATTCCATAGGGACTAAGATTGACATTTTCCCTTTAACATATAAATCTAGAGGAATTTTTTAAGTGGAACTGTTACAATAGGTAGAGGGATTAAAGTGTTGAGAAAAGTAATGTATTTTAGAGGTCAAATGTACAAATGTTGAAGTACAAAGTTAAATACAAACAATAGCTTTTtacatcttaaaaacaaaaccagaagtatGACCGCATCTCAAGATTTCAGCACATTGAGCACATTTAGGGTTATCTCTGGCACCTGATTCTATGCATTCAGTTATTTCTGTAAGCCCAATTTGTATAAATTAAACCTGTCCCATTCTATCATGGGAAACAGTACCATAAGAAAGCTTGCGTGAAACATACTGGTGGCATTTAGATTCCCAATAAAGCCAATGAAACATTTGGTTCATTCTCTGTCTTAAATGATTTTCCTGTAGACAAGCAAATGTCTTAGGAAGAAGATGAACATCTCTGAAGCAGTAAAGTGTGGCAAGTATCACAAACCCGTACAGGCTTTGGATAGGATGGAAGTGCAAGTTCATTGCTGGAACAAGTGTTGCAAAATATGTCACCGCAGTTTCGACAGTGGTGCTGCAAAGGTAGTGAAAATACAGTATTAGGACTATAAGCAAAAGCAATTCTTAAATATAGGCTCCAAATCAAAGGAAGCTGTCAGGAAGTCTCACTAAGATTAATGGAAATAAAGTCAGACTTCATTCCTGAAGTGTTACAAAAAATGAGTTTGGGCTCAAATTGGGCTGAAATCAAaggagagtacagtggtgcctcgctagacgaaattaattcgttccactggTCTTATAGcagaaaattcgtctagcgaatcccataggaatgcattgatttttttttggattttttttgcccataggaacgcattaattgaatttcaatgcattcctatgggaaaccgcgattcgctagacaaatttttcgtaaaacgcattcgtctagcgaggcaacctccgctcgaaaaatcctttcgttaagcggaaatttcgttaagcagggcattcgttaagcgagacaccactgtactgGTAAGTGGTCAAGTTGCTAattttactactggattgtttTAAGGAGGAGCTGTTCCTTTTGTACAGGTCTGTACATTAAGATAATTCAGTCGAGGAAATAATACCTCAGGGTTTTTTTCTCACAGTGGCACTCCAATTTTGATATACTTTCCCCAGAAGCTCACTTAGTATCAGGTCTTTGATACAAAAACAATAGTATTCACCAAGTACTTGTTTGCTGATGCATGTCTCAACATGCATCTGGGGACATTACAAACCtaaattccacagggtgggaaaaGCAATTATTAACGGATGTGCTTCAAGGCTCAGATTTACTTTTTCTGTACTTTCATCCCTGATGCTCCTTTTTGCTGTCTATAAAGGGAGGTCATGTTTTAGAAATTGCTCTCCCAGGCAAGTCTCCCAGATACATGGATTAATTCAGAATTTTACCAGGAGGCTTATTAGCCCTTTATATTACCTTTCTTCTTGAAATGGAAAATTCCTTCTCACATTGTTTACAGTGGGTTGCTTCGTCATCTTTTAGCCATGTATGACCCtaaaacaaaatgaattattttaatatataGCTTCTCATGTAAGGCACCAGTGAACTGTAGGCTTCAAAGAGGCTGAATGGTTGTCTAAGCTACATTGGCCTAGCCATAGCATCAATTATATCtagcattcccccctccctgccttacaaaaggggggaaaataagcTGGTACCCTATCCACACTTAACTGGGTGTAAGTGCCAATCGAACATAATGGGACTTGGTTTCTGAATAAGCATCCAAAGGACTATATGTTATGTAACTGGTAGTGTTCATTCAGACTACAGCAGGtatcctcaaactttggccctccagatgttttggactacaattcccattttccccgaccactggtcctgttagctagggatcatgggagctgtagcccaaaacatctggagggctgaagtttggggatgtctggactaGAGCATGCCATGTTTAGAGAACAACAAAAAATGAAGGTATTTAAAAGCTGTTACCACAACAAGTTTGAAAATGCTACACTCCTGATAAATGAAGCAAATTATCCCATGCTAGCAGGGACAGAGATGCAAACAatgaatcagcagcagcagccatcacCACAACCAGCTTGCTAATGAATGCCAGAATGCTGTTAAAGCTGCAATACCTTTAATGCTTTATTCACTTCTTTAATATCTTCCATCTTAAGCTTAGAtctagaaaaaataataaaattaatagcaACATTTTACACTTGTATTGTGCTTTACAGTATTCAGAGGACACCACATACACTATTGTGATCCTTAAAATAACCCCAGCAAGGtccattattatcatcatcacactACAGATGGAGTGGGGCTAGTGAAGagtgaaataaaggtaaaggtaaagggacccctgaccattaggtccagtcgtgaccgactctggggttgtgcgctcatctcgcattattggccgagggagccggtgtacagcttccaggtcatgtggccagcatgacaaagccgcttctggcgaaccagagcagcatacggaaatgacgtttaccttcccgctgtagcggtccctatttatctacttgtactttgacgtgctttcgaactgctaggttggcaggagctgggactgagcaacgggagctcaccctgtcgcagggattcgaactgccgaccttctgatcagcaagccctaggctctgcggtttaacccacagcgccacttggtgagttcatggcagaggagTGTTTCAAACCAGTGACTTCTAATTCGTAGCTCATCCTCTTACTGATAAGCTCTCAGACTGGTGAAATGTTTCTAGATTTAAGGGACCAAAAAGTTGCCTTGAACCACCCATATTTCCATCCCAGTAGCATGTTTCTGAATCACTTGCTCCCTATGCAGCATCTTACAAACTTTTAATAGCAACATCCTCTGTAGTCTTTCGCGCTGTGCAATAGCAAGGTTTTCTCCCCCTCTCGTAATATTAGGAACCTGGGGCCATCCAATGAAACAATAATGTAAGATTTAGGAAGACAAAATGAGGTGCTGCTTATTCATAGCTAAAataatggaatttgctcccacaaaggAGCAACTTGGATGActaaaagacaaattcatggctaaAGCTATCAATAGCTGCTAaccatgatggttatgttctacctccaacCCTAGGGAtcgtatgcctctgaatgccaattgcctGGAACTGCAAGCAGGGTGAGAGCGTTcacactcagatcctgcttgtgggcttcccataggcatctgtttggccactgagaataggaagctggaccagatgggcctttgatccaGCAGGTCTGTAAATTATGTTTGAAATTTGGAGTCACATGGTGTGCATCCTGTTTATAGATGCGCCTCTGCAGTTTGCTGCAGAAAACAGTGGTGTAGCTGTGACAAAATAACTGCCATATAGTGGCAGTGGGGTGAGGtagcatgctttagttgagattcctgcattgcggggggttggactagatgacccttggcgtccctaccaactctacaattctattattcttctcTTACACAAGTTAACTCAATAATGCAACCTCTCTGGGAATGAGAGATGAACAGAATGGGGCCCAATATCAGAACATGCTTACTGGCTAAGGTGAAGCCCCATTTCTTGGAGGGCTTGCTCCTGTTCTTCACAGACCTTTTCCAATTGCTGCTTCTCTTCCTGCAGTTTTCGCAACTcctataaaacaaaacacaaaaaaggctatataatttttattagggaattcctcctcctctgctattTGAACTTGACTAATAAGATCTCAATCTTATCACTTTTGGGTGAAGGAGAGAAAAACTGTACCTGCCATTTGTATAAATGTATTAACTTGCTATTAAGGCAATGAATGGTTGACTTCACCTTAACCATTAAGAACAACATTCCAATATGTCGAAAAAACCTGTGGGTGGAAAGGCTCCTAGTCTTAGCCATGGCATTGTTGCCAAAAGACAGGCTTTACTCAGCCTAAGGAGGATGCTCACTTGATCATTTGCTGATCAGAGAAAGAATAGTTCTTCCCTGGTGGTTAAGTGTTCTTGAACCAGTAGCTTGCAACAACCCCTGTACCCTTAAAGGAGAGAATCTGCCACGTTACATACTAGTAAGGCACCCAAGTTATTTCCCCATGTTTCCTAACATGCATTCTCCAAGTTGATGCCCTACAGAGGTTCTGGACTACAGCATTTGGTCTGGCTGTGATTTGGGTTTCCAGCTCACTTACCCTTTTTAACCCTTCCACTTGCTGCAGTTCTGTTTTTAGCAAAGCTGTAGTGTCCTTCTCTTGATGCAGCTGATGTTGCAGAGTCTGCCGCTGCTCTTTCTCAGATTTTAATTCTCTCTCAAGAGttaagctttttaaaattcagaGACCAAACAAACACCAAGTTAGAAACAAAACTTGTTTAACAGCAGTGTTTACTTCGCTAGAAATTTTTGAAATAATTATGGGAGTGGGGTGAAGTAGCATGCTCATGATGCCACAAGGGAGGAGTTTTGAATTTCTGTGTAGATAGTGGGTATCActtggaagacaggcaaactaatgccagtgtactggaagaagcaaagatcaccagggtcaaagcaatgattcttcaacatcaactttgtcgGACTGGTcatgtttggatgcctgattatcatcttcaaaagcaactactctattctgaacttaaaaatggacaGTGTAATGGTGGTgatcaacaaaagaagtttataGACtcttctcaaggcaaatcttaaaaaatgtagtatactggtaaacaccgacaattgggaaacactggtctgcaagcactccaattggagaacaacctttgcCAAAGGTGTTATGGACTTTGAATACACTCAAACtcgggacgaaagggagaaatgagctaagaggaaggcaggttTGGCAAATCCTAacaatgatcaactcctgcccggaaatctatgcccccactgtggtaggatgtgcggatccagaactggcctccacggTCACCTTCTGACaccgttaagaccgtgttcatggaagacaaacttactcgattacaagtgatcgccaaagaagatgtaGAAGAAAAGCTTGTGGAAAGGGGTAGACACTGACTATCCTGCTTTTGCCTCTCCCTAGCAGCCCCAGAGATGTCTATGAAGATAGGGGGCCCCTGAAAATGGGGCGGGCTGTGGCATGGGAGGGAGTGATCCCTGCAAATTTGAGCAGAGGGAATTTTCACAAGCAAAATTCCAACTCATGCAAGGCCTCTATGTCCACTTTTAAGGAATTGCTCCCttacccctccccccctccccaccacatatAGCAGGGGGATCCAACCTGCAGAAGCTTATCTGGGGCTTCCAGGGGGATAAGCAGATGGGAAAGCCTGCTTCTGCCCACCCCTTTCCACTGGCTCTTCACTGGATCCAACTGGGTGGCTGGGATCCAGAGAACTACTTTAGGCATGTGAGTTTCTGGGTGATGTTTTCTTTTAACAGCACACCCTCACTTTGGAACGTCTCTGTTTCACGAGTCATTTGCCATGTTTCTTGAGCTGAGCGCTGCTAAGAAATCCAAATTCATAGGCTCCTTTGGGACATGCATGAAAATAGCTATGCAGTTCTTCACTTCTTTAGTCCCAGCCAATAAGAGTGACAGCAAGTTCAGCCAGGCCCTGCCTTTAGTAACTATAGGCACAATCAATCTGAAGGAAATACGAAATGACAGTTCAAAACGATCACAGCTCTCATATTAGAAAGTTTAGTGCAAACTAATTTGCTACGCTGATGCATCATTAGCTTTGTGGCTAGCTGATTTTGTGAGGCATTTAAGCTGTGAATTAAACACCCTGTTTCCAGGAAAACCAAGAACAAACAATACATAACACAAGGTTACCACTTGTTATCCAGCTGGATTAGCTGCTGCTTTAAGGTCACAATTTTGCCACCCAGTTCTTGTTTCAGTTTGACATTTTTTTCTTCTGCAACCTGCCTGGCCTTTTCTGCATGCTGCaatctaaaaaagaagaaaaaagatacaTGCACACAAGCTTCATAGAACTATAGTAAGTTTTCCCTCTTGCCAAAGCTACCACCTTTGAACACACCCTTATCATGCATTAACATGTTATATTATGCACAAACATTTCATACCATGTCAGTAGCTACAGCAGCGTAGGTAGGTCAGCCTTCAGCACTCTGGCCCACAAGGGTCTGCCTAAGTTATCCTGTCTAGCAAGGAGACAGATGTTCACAAGTCCTAGCCTGAGCTTGGGGAAGTTGAGCAATAAACTTATGTCTTCAGCTCCTAAGGAGACCACCAGCAGCTTCAGTGAATGGTCCTAACAGCTATTTAAGCCCCATTTGCCCTGAGGGAGCGAAGGAGAAGAGGCAGCCAGGCAGCTCATGCCATCAGCTCCTGAAGTGACCATCAAGTGACCTAAGAGAATCCTGTTCTATGCTTTTAAACTGTTGTTTTAGTATGTTAAAAGCATAAATCACCTTAGGGTGAATTGGCAGAAATGTGGCATATACATTGAACAATTCTCTTAAAAGTACAACTTGCCTTTCCCTCTTGCAAATTCATCAGTTTTCCATTCTGCCCAAGGGCATCCCAAGCCTCcactgcatataataataataattttttatttataccccacccatctggctgggtttcgccagccactctcttcctttccctcccctgaTTTTTCCCACCATACTGAACTTTCTCACATGTCTGCCTTATCCTTCTTCAGCATCTAgcacaggggtgaggaacctcaggtccaggggcTGAATTAAGCCCTCCTGGGCTTTCTACATGGCCCTTGGGAGTCTGGCCATGCCACTCCTGATCACAATTACAGGGAATAGGTCAGTGGTCCATGTCTTCCCTAGAAACATGTTGTGCCTATGAAAAGAAACTAATGTGGACTttggaaaacattaaaaatttggGAACTAGGCAGGTCACAGCTAATCAGGCCTATGGAAGGGATTACCTGCCCTCCATCTGCTTGACAGAAGACATCATTTGGTCCGTTTTGCCTTCAAAGGATGATATTGCTTCACTTTTCTGCTGCAATGAACCTTCTGCATTCTGGAAGGAAAGAATCAAACTGCTCACTGCAAAATTGTTCTGCGATTACAAAACCCAAACCACCCCAGGGCCATATATGATTAGCTTAGTAATGAAACAGGTCAGAAAGATACTTCATCATGTCTCCCTCTTCATACTGAGTTTTTCCCCTGCTTCAAAAGGCAGAGAATAAAGTTGCCTCACTACTGTAATGCTAGAACAAGCAACCTGGAAGCAAGAATCAATTGGCTTAACCTGGGGACCTGAGAATAGATTAATTAGCTTCGTCCTTGGAAAAGCCCTGCGTTATAGCACAGGGGTGGCCTGTGTGCAGCCCTCCATGTATGTTTGGActttaactcccatcattcctgactgctggccatgctgatATGGTGGAGTTATGGTCCCCAACACAGGAggtcaccacattggctacccttgatgTAGGATCACTATTGTGGTCAGGTTTATAAATGGGGAACTGAAAATGAGAGTGGCCTGCCCAAGCCCACACATTCTTCCTTCACCTTATACATTGGCTTCAGTGGAGAGATCCTGGTTTATTTAAACCAGAGTTCCCCAGTGCATCCAAATGAACCAAAGCGAGCGTGGCAGGAAGAGTGCATACAGACCTGATGTTCATTCCTAGAGTCATAAACCATGGCCCTCTGTCTCAGCTGCATATACCTTCTGGTTCAGTTATATAGCAGTTTCGTACATTAATTTTTATTGTGGGGATTTGTCACCCTGTTAAGTACAATGTCAGGATTCTGAGTAGACACAACTAACCTTGCATGAATATACATTTTGGGTGGAATTTAACATTGCACTCTTGGTAGTTGGAACaatccccccttttctccccctgcgCTCTGTTTAGAGTGGGGATACTCATGGCACACCTTGACTCAATTAGGGTGCGTGTTTGGAGGGATCCCCATTGCCCAAGCAGAAGTCCTTTTGCAGGGCTTCCACTGGCAGGGCTGGTAAAATGAATCCTGCCCTTTTCCATGTACTCAATGATGTATAGTGAGCACAACATTCATTCACATTCTTAGTgtctggaagaaaaataaaacttaaGAGTAAGGGCCTCTTCACATGATGCAGTTGAAAGGCAGAAGATTGCTTAGTTAAACATTCTTTAGCCATGGCAGCCTTTCCATAGGAGCCAAAGGAACTTCCCGGGAAAACATGGCCCTTGATCTCCCTCTAATCAGCTTAGTTTTTCAGTCACTTGTTTTGGGCAGGAGGTCTGAAGATTGCAAGGCCTGTGTCCATCTCTGCTTATTGTTTGGATGATAGATAGTATTAAGGGTCAGTGAGAGAATCCCAttaatctttttttccttctctgagATGCCTTAAAAGTATGTGAGAGACTCACATGGTTTGTATATAGCCATAGGATGGGGGCTCTGCACAATGTGATTTCCTTGCACTAATTTGGCTTTAGCCTTTGGGAGGCTGTGGCATATTAAACTTCATTTCCAATGTCTAATTATCAGAATGCACTGTACACATTTAAAGTGTTATGCTCATACCTAGTGAATAGGTTGCTTCTCCATTTACTTAACAAATTTACCTGAGATTTATTAAACATCTGCAAATTGATAGCTTTAACTTCCTCCAGCTGCTGGCGAAGGGCCACCAAAGTGTCCTGTTTTTCATGAGTATCTTTCTCCAGGAGCTTCATAGcaatttccatttctgttttcattccAATCTGCAGCTCCAGCTCTTTTTCCagctcctttaaaaataaaattcaaatctGCATAAATAACAAATATTTTCTGTTGAGCTATGTAAAACCTGACCCATGTGAACTTGTGTTTTTATAGATTGTGTTACAATGGCTGGAATCAAAAGAACCTGAAGGTTGCTTCTGAAAGCATGCTGACACTATTCTGCACCGCCCGCCCCCCCAGtagtccccacccccagcatccaGGCAAGCTTGCTACAATGGTGCATACAGAAATCGAACAAACAATGATTCACTCCAGTTAATGAATTATGGTGTTTCACCGTTCGGATTCTTTTCTCCTCTTTCAGTTGCTTCCAGACATCACTGTACATTTCATCCAGGCCTTGCCTTGACTGCTTGTATGTTTCCAGTTCAACTTTGGTGTCCTGTTTTGTTACCTATAAAAAAAGGGTTATTTGAGAAATCAACCTGTTGGTAGATTAGAGTAGGTAAGTTTCTCACAAGAGAAATTATGCTTATTTAGAAGTGATTTTATATCTACAGATGTTATTAACCACAGGAAAATATGTGTCtcatattattgttgttttattaatttatgaattgTCCTGAATATATAAAACAATCTACCTGGAAAAGCCTGTtgcaacaaaaatgttttcaattgtttCTAAAAGCTACAAATACAGAGTGCCTGTTGTATTTCAACGAAGATGTTCCCCGAAACAGAGGCAGCCACACTGAAAGTCCTTCTGCAGGCTCCTGGTATTTTAGGGACTTAAAGGAGACTCTCCTGCACAAAGTGACCTACAGAGGTATGCTAATgtttaaatgaaaaacaagctCCTAGGTGGACCTTCACACATATCAGCTACATACTGTATCTGACCTCGACATGCTTTTCGCTTCGTTCACGGATTAGTTCATTTTCTTGCTTcagctcctgctgctcttcctGAAGTGCCCTGATCCGATCAGTTGCTGCTGCCAGCTGACAAACAGAGGAGGGTGTGAGAAGAGAGAAGACAAACCACCATGCATCAGCTGgatgaatatttaaaaatatcccATTCAACTGCAGCCTGAAATTAAGACCAGGCAAGCTCATATTTCATAATTCAGTCACTAAGGTGACAcataactgtttttttaaaattccaagacAGAAACTGGCAAGTTTTTTTCTGTTGATGAACATTCCTTTCAGAAAGGACGCATGAGAGGGAAAACTTCTCAGACTTAAAATGGTTAAGTCCTTCTTCGTCCAGACACTGTGCAAGCgctgtagctcaatggcagagcacttGCCTCTCTAGGTAGAGATGAGAAAAGCTCTCCTCTGAAACGCTGAAGACTTGCTACTAGTCAGCGTCAGcaacactaagctagatggagcaatggtctaacttggtatagaagcagcttcctatgttccatgtACCTTTAAATTGCATACGAGAGGAAATGAACTCTCTGGCTCTCCTCACCATGACCTTTCCAGTTTCCCAATTCATATTAGTTTTGCTCTGCTTGTTTGATAAGATTCACAGTTTCAAGAAGGTAGTCACTTCAAAATTTTCAAAAAGGAGCAGGCACCAGTAGTGACTGAAATAAACTTGAGCACCACAAACCTCTTCCTGGAGCTTTGAATTGGTCTTCTCTAGGCACTCTATCTTGGTCTGCAGATCTCCAACAGTGCAACTGTGACAAAAAGATTACCAAGACCTGCTTAACATTAGCCACTCAAAAAATGTCAACTGTTGAAGGGAAGTCTAAGTAACCAAGAATTATTCtggtttttttgcccccccccccaaaaaaacacttaGTGCTCGCAGTTTAAGAAAATTAATGAAAAATATGATAGTATGCAAAATAATATAATTGGATTGTAAATATGGGGGTTTAAAGTGAGGGAGTTACAAGGCTAGCAGAACAAGGTGATAGAAGAGCAAgattgtacagttgtaccttgattTGCAACCGTCTTGGATTACAAccactttggattacaaccacgtcaaacccggaagtccgtgtccctttttttggattacaacccattttttttattacaacacttttttgggggccccattggcgaaagcacgccttgggttacaacctgttttggtttacaaccggacctctggaacggattatggttgttaaccaaggtaccactgtacgaagGGGCAGGTCCCTCTGAAGGAATAAGCATGAAAA
Above is a window of Zootoca vivipara chromosome 2, rZooViv1.1, whole genome shotgun sequence DNA encoding:
- the RUFY1 gene encoding RUN and FYVE domain-containing protein 1 isoform X4, with product MMEERSNLMNMMKLSVKVLIQSALSLGRTLDSDFPPLQQFFVVMEHCLKHGLKAKKSFIGQNKSFFGPLEMVEKLCPEASDLATSVRNLPELKTPIGRGRAWLYLAVMQKKLADYLKVLLDHKNLLSEFYEPDALMMEEEGAVIIGLLVGLNVIDANLCLKGEDLDTQVAVIDFSLYLKDTQNSDNSKEDGGITAVLDQKHYVEELNRHLSCTVGDLQTKIECLEKTNSKLQEELAAATDRIRALQEEQQELKQENELIRERSEKHVEVTKQDTKVELETYKQSRQGLDEMYSDVWKQLKEEKRIRTELEKELELQIGMKTEMEIAMKLLEKDTHEKQDTLVALRQQLEEVKAINLQMFNKSQNAEGSLQQKSEAISSFEGKTDQMMSSVKQMEGRLQHAEKARQVAEEKNVKLKQELGGKIVTLKQQLIQLDNKCLTLERELKSEKEQRQTLQHQLHQEKDTTALLKTELQQVEGLKRELRKLQEEKQQLEKVCEEQEQALQEMGLHLSQSKLKMEDIKEVNKALKGHTWLKDDEATHCKQCEKEFSISRRKHHCRNCGDIFCNTCSSNELALPSYPKPVRVCDTCHTLLLQRCSSSS
- the RUFY1 gene encoding RUN and FYVE domain-containing protein 1 isoform X1, with the protein product MAEGGQSCEVVPAAPAAGESEGCEAAAAARTPSSAPELRGGGKERPAEDSRWPAPILSLAKKASENLAAGYGSALKSAALVGLVSKPLSNDSPANPTAKFHMMEERSNLMNMMKLSVKVLIQSALSLGRTLDSDFPPLQQFFVVMEHCLKHGLKAKKSFIGQNKSFFGPLEMVEKLCPEASDLATSVRNLPELKTPIGRGRAWLYLAVMQKKLADYLKVLLDHKNLLSEFYEPDALMMEEEGAVIIGLLVGLNVIDANLCLKGEDLDTQVAVIDFSLYLKDTQNSDNSKEDGGITAVLDQKHYVEELNRHLSCTVGDLQTKIECLEKTNSKLQEELAAATDRIRALQEEQQELKQENELIRERSEKHVEVTKQDTKVELETYKQSRQGLDEMYSDVWKQLKEEKRIRTELEKELELQIGMKTEMEIAMKLLEKDTHEKQDTLVALRQQLEEVKAINLQMFNKSQNAEGSLQQKSEAISSFEGKTDQMMSSVKQMEGRLQHAEKARQVAEEKNVKLKQELGGKIVTLKQQLIQLDNKCLTLERELKSEKEQRQTLQHQLHQEKDTTALLKTELQQVEGLKRELRKLQEEKQQLEKVCEEQEQALQEMGLHLSQSKLKMEDIKEVNKALKGHTWLKDDEATHCKQCEKEFSISRRKHHCRNCGDIFCNTCSSNELALPSYPKPVRVCDTCHTLLLQRCSSSS
- the RUFY1 gene encoding RUN and FYVE domain-containing protein 1 isoform X2, which gives rise to MAEGGQSCEVVPAAPAAGESEGCEAAAAARTPSSAPELRGGGKERPAEDSRWPAPILSLAKKASENLAAGYGSALKSAALVGLVSKPLSNDSPANPTKFHMMEERSNLMNMMKLSVKVLIQSALSLGRTLDSDFPPLQQFFVVMEHCLKHGLKAKKSFIGQNKSFFGPLEMVEKLCPEASDLATSVRNLPELKTPIGRGRAWLYLAVMQKKLADYLKVLLDHKNLLSEFYEPDALMMEEEGAVIIGLLVGLNVIDANLCLKGEDLDTQVAVIDFSLYLKDTQNSDNSKEDGGITAVLDQKHYVEELNRHLSCTVGDLQTKIECLEKTNSKLQEELAAATDRIRALQEEQQELKQENELIRERSEKHVEVTKQDTKVELETYKQSRQGLDEMYSDVWKQLKEEKRIRTELEKELELQIGMKTEMEIAMKLLEKDTHEKQDTLVALRQQLEEVKAINLQMFNKSQNAEGSLQQKSEAISSFEGKTDQMMSSVKQMEGRLQHAEKARQVAEEKNVKLKQELGGKIVTLKQQLIQLDNKCLTLERELKSEKEQRQTLQHQLHQEKDTTALLKTELQQVEGLKRELRKLQEEKQQLEKVCEEQEQALQEMGLHLSQSKLKMEDIKEVNKALKGHTWLKDDEATHCKQCEKEFSISRRKHHCRNCGDIFCNTCSSNELALPSYPKPVRVCDTCHTLLLQRCSSSS